From Paenibacillus sp. PvR098:
TCGATGATTTCCTGCAATGATATGATCTTTCATATTTTTCTATTTTATGGTCAAAAAAAGGACCCCCAAAGGGTCCTGTTCTCCCCCATTGGCAACCCGGCCGTCATAGCTAGCACCTTAGACCCGTGGCTTTGCGCCCTTACCTTTCGGCAAGTTTGCCTTTATCAAATAGAATTTAGGTAATAATAACCATACATCAAAATACACTGAATCAAAAACAAATGTCAATAATCATTGGATTTTGTCGAAAAATGTACAAATATTTTTGAAAAGTATCAGAATTATTATTTGTTTACATGATCTTACAGTCCCGTTATCCAGTACATATAGTCTGATGGTCTTAATTATAGTTTTCACACCCATAACCAAACTGCGGTTTGTGTTCCAGCATCTACGGATGAATTGGCGACTGTTCCATAACAGCACCTCTAATGAATAAACTGCTATATTCTAAAGTAATCAGTTCATCCCAATCGTTAACTATGTAAAGCAGATAACGTATGAAGCATCCGTTGATGCGTCATAGGTGCCAGCCCAGTTGACGAATTTCATAATCTTCTGTAATAATAAATCGTAGTTAAAAACAAAAAACAATAGCAGGAGAAACTTTCTATGGACCATAATATGGAAATGTTAATCGACTTGTTCGACAAGTATACGAATGAACAAATGGCTGATTTGTCCGACTTTTCGTATGAAGGCCGGAATATGACCCGGGATGAGACGCTTGTTATCGTGTCAACCCTTCGGGCTTCCCGCATAGCCAGAGGATATATCAACGGCGGACGTACAAGGCAAAGGGAATCGAACTAGCCTATGAAGCAACCTAAAAACCAACAGATTGCCACTGAGCATCTGTTGGTTTTATTTAGTTCAGCTAAGCTTCCAGTTTATCTCGCCATTCCAAACTTCTTGGCGAGTTTCCCGGTTAACTTGTTCGAGTCAGCGACTTTAGCGAACGGTATACTCCGGTAAAACGTCCACACAAAATAAGGTTTTTTCCCGTACGTGGGCAAATCGCTTTCAGATTCAAATGGTAGCAGGCTGCAAGTAGCTCTCCCATAGGTCAATCAGAACCTTATCTTTTCTTGGCGTATCCGGCCCCCATAAATCCGAAGCATCAAATTCAACAAGGTATACGGGTTCTTTAATCGCTTGTTCGGAATAAATATTGGTCTCTGGCAATTTGTAATTCCCATGGATTTCTTTTACGCATCCCATTTTCCCTTTGGCATAACTGGGTAATCGGATATGTCCCTTCGAATGGATAAGCTTCGTTATAACTGTATCCCCCGGCTTAAATTTTGGAGCTGATTCGCGAGTGATGTTCAGAGCCGTTTTGTTGTCGCGAACGTATTTCAATTGAGTCAATGCGTTCAGAAGATCCTGGTTTTCATCAAGAGAAAATCCCTTCTTTATTTCCTGTATCTCTACATCATTCAGAACGCCTTTCTCAATTAACAAGATCAATAAGCCATATAACCATTTTTCGTAGTACGAGAAGGCCAAGTAAAAATCGGGTTTGACTCTTTCAACCGCATAACGGACTTCATCCAGATTAATTACATTTTTTTTACTTAGAGTAACAAGCATCGCCCGCATTTTACCTTCCCAATCTGCATGAAAAACCGGTTCATTTTCCTCACGTACTATTTGTCCAAAACCTTGCATTCCGCCCATATCATGTACACCGTTCATGTCAAATACCCCTTTCTATATCACTCACCTATAAAAGTGAGACGAGGGCGAAATCATCCTCGTCTGATTAATAGTGTTCCTGTTATTATTTGCGGATCGTTTCAATGAATTCTTTAATTAGCGTATTAGCCGAGTATTTAGCATAGACTTCATCTCGTATCGCATTGAAGCTTTCCGTATTGGTCAGTTCGGTAACGTTTACTCCTAATTTTTTCAGTTCTACCAGGTTTTTATGTTCACGCTCTATCGCTTCTTGATTTCCCCAATCAATGGCAGCTTGCATCGCCTCTGCCACGATTTTTTGATCTTCCGCCGACATTTGATCGTGTATCATTTTACTCATGACTACGATGCCGGGAAATGCCATATGGTTCGTAATTGTTAAATCTTTTGCGATTTCATAATATTTTTCCGAGAACAGTGCATCGGTGTCAATATCGATTCCGTCGATCACTCCGGATTGTAAGGAAGTGTATATTTCAGGCAGCGGTATTGGCGTAGGCCCTGCCCCTACGGTTCTCCAGAAGTCCAGAATGGACGGGCTTCCAAGCACGCGGATT
This genomic window contains:
- the nthB gene encoding nitrile hydratase subunit beta: MNGVHDMGGMQGFGQIVREENEPVFHADWEGKMRAMLVTLSKKNVINLDEVRYAVERVKPDFYLAFSYYEKWLYGLLILLIEKGVLNDVEIQEIKKGFSLDENQDLLNALTQLKYVRDNKTALNITRESAPKFKPGDTVITKLIHSKGHIRLPSYAKGKMGCVKEIHGNYKLPETNIYSEQAIKEPVYLVEFDASDLWGPDTPRKDKVLIDLWESYLQPATI